The Sulfurimonas sp. HSL3-2 genome segment CAACAAGTATCAGGCAGGTGTGTTCTTCGCTTATGAAGCATGCGGTCTCGGGTACAGATGCGGCGGCGATATTTTAGACAATATGAGCAAATTTGTCGGACATGTGTTAGTTGACTGATGAAAAAGTGGAGTTTAAAAAAGATCCTAAAAGAGGCGGCTCTCTTTGTCCTGCTTCTTTTTATATTTAGCAACATTCTTAGCTACATAAAAGCTCCATCTTTTGAATCAAAAACGATCCCCTCGTTTGCCGCGGTGACCATAGAGGGTAAACGATTTGACTCTGGGCTTCATATTGGGAGTAAACCTGTTCTTATCCATTTCTGGGCTACCTGGTGTCCTACATGTAAGATGGAAAACTCCACTATAGACGCACTTTCTAAAAAATTTGAAGTGATCACCATAGTCGAAAACTCCGGCGATAATGAGAAGGTAAAAGAGTTTTTAAAAGAGAAAGATCTTAGTTTCAGTGTCATTAATGACCAAGACGGGAGATTGGCATCGCTTTTTAAAGTAGCGGGATTTCCTACTACTTTTATATATGACAAAGAGGGAAACTTAGAGTTCAGCGAGGTGGGATACAGCTCATACTTCACACTCTATCTTAAACTCTTATATGCTGACAGGTAAAGAAATTGAGCCATTTTGAGTTTGAATATCCATACGCATTTGCCCTGCTTCTGCTTATCATCTGTATCTACAAGTGCCCTGCTGCACTCAAAAAGATCATCTTTCCCCATATAGATCTTTTTAGCCTGAAGATAGGCTGGTTCAACAGAGACAGGCTGCTTTACTCTCTTATCTTTGCACTTATGGTAAGCGCTCTTGCCTCGCCTATCACATACGATTCGAAATCATCACACCAAAGAAAGGGACGTGACCTTGTTTTTGCTCTTGATGCAAGCGGTTCGATGGGAGAAAGCGGATTTGACAAAGAGGACAATAGCCAAAACAAGTTCGATGTCCTCAAATCGATCATCTCAAAGTTTGTCAAAGAGAGATATGACGACAATGTCGGAGTCACTGTCTTTGGTTCATACGCGTTTTCAAGCGTACCACTGACGTATGATATGAATGCCATCACCTATCTTATAGGCTTTTTAGATGTGGGCATCGCGGGTGAAAATACAGCCATCGGTGAAGGAATAGCAAATGCGACCCGTATCTTAAAGATGGGAGAAGCCAAAGAGAAGGTGATCATCCTTGTCACAGACGGCTACCATAACAGCGGCTCTATCTCACCAAAAGACGCACTCTCCCTTGCAGTCAAAGAGGGCATAAAGATCTACACGATAGGGATCGGCAAAAAGGGGCAGTTTGACGAAGCGCTTTTACAGCTCATAGCAAAAGAATCCAATGCGAAGATGTTCAGTGCTTCTGACTCTGCTTCACTGCAAGATGTCTATAATGAGATAGACCAGCTTGAACCAAGCCAGATACGCTCGCAGAACTACCTTAACAAGCACGTTCTTTTTATCTATCCTCTTCTACTTGCATCTCTTTTGATGCTCACAATGGTCTTAAGAAGGAGAGCGCGATGAGTATTCTCTATCCTTGGGTATTTTTCGCACTGATCCCACTTTATCTTCTTTACAAAAAAAATGTTGAGAGCTCAAAAGATCCTCAATTTACAGAGGATAAAAAGACTCAGGTAAGGCAGATAAGATTTTTATATCTTGCTATCGCTTTTGCGGTTTTGGCTCTCAGCCGTCCGGTCATACAAAACAGCTTTGTGGATGAAAAGTTTGACGCTCAGGAGTACATCATCGCCGTTGATGCATCCTACTCTATGCAGGCAGATGACATAAAACCTACCCGTTATGAAGCTGCGAAAAAAGCGATTGAAAAGCTTTTAGTCCTGCATCCAAAAGACAGATTCGCCATTTTTGCTTTTACCTCAAACACTCTGCTTATCTCACCTCCGACAACGGACAGTGCCATAAGCATGAATGCACTTGATGCGCTCAACCCTGCTTTTATCCTGACAAAAAGTACCAATCTCAAGCAGATGTTTCAGACCATAGCGAAGGTGTCGCATACGAAGAAAAACCTCATCATATTCAGCGACGGCGGAGATGAAAGCGATTTAAATCAGTTAGTCAGTATCTGTAAAAAGAACTCCATCATCCCTTACATCGTGGCATCTGCGTCAAAAAAAGGAACAGCTCTTAAAAAAGATGGGCGCTACATCAAAGACCAGTACAGTTCTCTTGTCATCTCCCGCATCAATCCGATCCTCGAAGATCTGGCGGCAAAAAGCGGCGGTAAATACTATGAACTTGACTCATCAAACGTTGTAGAGGAACTCTCAGACGATATTAGTTCACAAGACAAAAAAGCAACGGACGGGACTGTTCAGGTGAAAAGCTATAAAGAACTTTTTTATCTTCCTCTTCTTTTTGCAATGGCATTCTTCTTTGCCAGCGTGACGAAGCTTCATCAGCTTTATCTGCTTCTGCCGTTTATGTTTCTGCCAAACCCTTCACATGCCGAGGTATTGGATTTTTATCATGTAAAAAAGGCAGATGAGAGTTTTAAAGAGCAGAAGTATCTCGACTCTGCAAAAGAGTTTGAGAAGGTGACTCCAAGCGTGAGAAGCTACTACAATGCGGCGACGGCTTACTACAAAGCGGGACATTACAAAAAAGCGCTGGAGTATTTTGACATGATCCGTACACCGTCCAAAGAGATCAAACAGAAGATCTTTTACAATATGGCGGGATGTGCGGTAAAACTCAAAAGATTTGACAGAGCCGAGGTCTATTACCAGCAGGCTTTGGCCCTTGGAGAGGATGAAGACGCTCTTTACAACCTCAGACTTTTACAAAAACTCAACCTAAAGACCGGTGTAAATATAACCGATATGCTGCCGCCGAAAAATGCGCAGACAAAGAAAAACAGTTCAAAGAAAAACGCTACTCAAAAAGATGAAAAAAAAGAGGGCGGAGGTAAAAGCGGTTCAACCCAACAGGCGGGAGAGAGCAGCGACGGTGCGAGCGATGCAAAAAAAGGCGATACGAAAAAAGCCGATAAAAGCGAAGAGAAACAGACACAAAAAGGCGAGTACAAGATGGGATACCGCTCATATGAGATGATAAACAAAGGATACACAGATGAAAAAGAACCTTGGTAAGATACTGCTATTTTTGATATTTCCGTTTGTCTTATCTGCAAACACTGATCTTGCGACCTATTCTCTTGTTTCAAACAAGAAGAATGTCTATATAAAAGAAGCGGTAGAGATCACATTTACGGCTGTTCAAAAAGACCATACCGACGAGATGTTTTTCTTTTTAGAACCAAAAAAAAGCGATAGTTATGCCATACAACTTCTGGATAAAGACACAAAAAAAATATCATATCACAACCAGACCACGACATTTAAGTATCTGCTTTTCCCGTTAAAAGAGGGAGATATCGATATCGATTTCGACTTTACCATAAAAGCCGCAAGCGATGATGCCGTTGCGCAGATATATATGGGTGGAAGAAACAATGTAAAATGGATAGAGACGACCGATACAAATGTAAAGATAAAACCGATCCGCTTACATGTAAAGCCTCTCAAAGAGGATGTAGACCTCGTCGGTGATTTTGCCATAACATCAAAGATACACAGTACCAATGTAAACAGTTACGGTTCTGCAAACATCAAATACTATCTCAGCGGTACAGGATATGATGACAAAAAGTTCACTCCCATAAAAAGTATAGAGGGTGTGACGATATTTTCAGAGGCTGCGGACGAGCATCTTAAAAGTACAAAAGAGGGGTATGAGATAAAACGTGAGTTTTCATACGCCCTTGTCGGAAAAAAAGATTTTAAGATCCCATCCATACAGATAAAAGTCTACTCGCCAAAACAGAACAGGTACTACACCCTCTCGACAAAAGAGTACGATATAAAGGTCTCTGCAATAGATCCGAAAACGCTGCTCGATGACAAAGAGTACCCCGAAGGAAAAAGCTATGACTTTAGCACGTTAAAAGAGATAACTATCGCCCTGCTCATCTTTTTTGCAGGCTTTATGACAGCAAAAGTGACTCCGAACATACAGTTTAAAAAGTCGCTAAAAAAAGAGAAGTTTAAAGATATCAAAGATGCAAAGACACCAAAAGAGCTTATTCTTGTCCTTTTACAAAACTACAAGAACAGAAGTATCGAGGCATATATAAACGAACTTGAACGTTTAGAGTACAAAGAATCAGACAAAAACTTTAAAGAGATAAAAACGGAGATATTAAAAAAAATTATGTAACCATTTTGTGACAGTTCTATAATACCATCTCACTTATGAATTAATGTGAGGTCTAAATATGGAACTAAAACTGCAAAAGTTGGAACAACGTCTTGTCAAGTATCATTTTATAGCACAAGACAATGTGCGTATTATCATCGAAGATGAGTTTGATTTTATTGAAGAATGTCTGCAAAACACTCAGATGAGCATCGAAGATATAGCAAAAGCTCTTATCGATATCTATATGGTGGCTTAAGATGCAGGTATCAGTAGAAAACTATTTAGAGCATAACTATAACGGTTACAATAAGCTTCCAAATCTTTTAAAAAACATATCGACTGCACTTTTAAAAAAGCTGTTTCATGAGAGTGAGATAAACAGCTTTTTAGTACAAAACCAGCACAAAGACTCATACGGTTTTGTCGAAGCCGTACTTGATCATTTCAACGTCGATATCACGATCCATAAAAATCAGTTAAGCCGTATCCCTAGTTACGGCAGATGTGTCGTCATCGCGAACCATCCTCTGGGAGCTCTTGACGCTCTGGCACTATTGTATGTACTTAAAGATGTAAGAAAAGATATCAAGATAGTCGCTACGACTTTCTTGGCTTCTATCGAAAACCTTGGCGATCTTGTCATCCCTGTAGACAACATCAGAGGCAAGATGGATAAAAGTTCACTGGAGAGGATGTACGAGGCTCTGAAAAAAGAGCAGCTTCTCATTCTGTTTCCATCGGGCGAGGTCAGCCGTGCAAGAGTCAACGGTATCAAAGACACAAAATGGAGAAGCGGGTTTTTAAAGATCGCATCTAAGATGCAGGCACCTATACTTCCGATCTATATCAATGCTAAAAACAGCAAGTTTTTCTATACGCTTTCAAGCCTGAACAAATCACTTGCGACTATCACTCTTCCAAACGAGATGTTCAAGTTTTACGGTAAAAAGATAGAGTTCAAGATAGGCAAATCGATACCGTACGATAACTACAACATCCCTGCACTTTCAACAAAAGACACCGTCAAACTGTTTAAAAAACACCTTGAGCGTCTAGCGACAAACAAGTCTTGTCTGTTTAAGACACAAAACGAGATCGCCTTAGCCGAAAACCATCAGGAACTCAAAAACGAACTCAGTCGTGCAAAAGAGCTAGGAGAGACAAAAGACGGTAAAAAGATCTATCAGTATGCATCTACCGAAGAGACATCTGTTTTAAAAGAGATAGGACGTCTCAGAGAGATAAGCTTTCGCCATGTCAAAGAGGGAAGCGGTAAAAAAAGAGATATCGACGAATATGACATGATATATGAGCATATCGTCCTTTGGGATGACAAAGATTTAGAGATCGTCGGTTCATACAGAGTAGCAAAGACCAAAGATGTCCTTGAAAAATATGGCAAAGAGGGTCTTTACACTGCCACGCTGTTTAATTATCAGGAGAGTTTTAAAGAGTATATGTCTGAAGGGCTTGAACTCGGACGCAGTTTCATTCAGCCAAAATATCAAAACTCAAGAGCATTGGATTACCTATGGCAGGGGATCGGTGCATATTTGAGAGAAAATGCAAACATTCGCTATATGTTCGGACCGGTAAGTATCTCAAAATCGTATAACTATGAATCAACTGCGATGATGGTCTACTTTTATATGAACTATTTCGGTTCAGACATCTTACATGTAAAGCATAAAGAGCGTTTTATCATCTCCTCA includes the following:
- a CDS encoding GNAT family N-acyltransferase, with amino-acid sequence MQVSVENYLEHNYNGYNKLPNLLKNISTALLKKLFHESEINSFLVQNQHKDSYGFVEAVLDHFNVDITIHKNQLSRIPSYGRCVVIANHPLGALDALALLYVLKDVRKDIKIVATTFLASIENLGDLVIPVDNIRGKMDKSSLERMYEALKKEQLLILFPSGEVSRARVNGIKDTKWRSGFLKIASKMQAPILPIYINAKNSKFFYTLSSLNKSLATITLPNEMFKFYGKKIEFKIGKSIPYDNYNIPALSTKDTVKLFKKHLERLATNKSCLFKTQNEIALAENHQELKNELSRAKELGETKDGKKIYQYASTEETSVLKEIGRLREISFRHVKEGSGKKRDIDEYDMIYEHIVLWDDKDLEIVGSYRVAKTKDVLEKYGKEGLYTATLFNYQESFKEYMSEGLELGRSFIQPKYQNSRALDYLWQGIGAYLRENANIRYMFGPVSISKSYNYESTAMMVYFYMNYFGSDILHVKHKERFIISSQLEKEFDTIFELDNYKKDLITLRDRLQLQGLAIPTLYKQYSDLCEEGGVMFTDFGLDKDFEDCVDGFIVVDITKLKPHKRERYIG
- a CDS encoding VWA domain-containing protein; this translates as MSHFEFEYPYAFALLLLIICIYKCPAALKKIIFPHIDLFSLKIGWFNRDRLLYSLIFALMVSALASPITYDSKSSHQRKGRDLVFALDASGSMGESGFDKEDNSQNKFDVLKSIISKFVKERYDDNVGVTVFGSYAFSSVPLTYDMNAITYLIGFLDVGIAGENTAIGEGIANATRILKMGEAKEKVIILVTDGYHNSGSISPKDALSLAVKEGIKIYTIGIGKKGQFDEALLQLIAKESNAKMFSASDSASLQDVYNEIDQLEPSQIRSQNYLNKHVLFIYPLLLASLLMLTMVLRRRAR
- a CDS encoding TlpA disulfide reductase family protein, whose protein sequence is MKKWSLKKILKEAALFVLLLFIFSNILSYIKAPSFESKTIPSFAAVTIEGKRFDSGLHIGSKPVLIHFWATWCPTCKMENSTIDALSKKFEVITIVENSGDNEKVKEFLKEKDLSFSVINDQDGRLASLFKVAGFPTTFIYDKEGNLEFSEVGYSSYFTLYLKLLYADR
- a CDS encoding VWA domain-containing protein, with the translated sequence MSILYPWVFFALIPLYLLYKKNVESSKDPQFTEDKKTQVRQIRFLYLAIAFAVLALSRPVIQNSFVDEKFDAQEYIIAVDASYSMQADDIKPTRYEAAKKAIEKLLVLHPKDRFAIFAFTSNTLLISPPTTDSAISMNALDALNPAFILTKSTNLKQMFQTIAKVSHTKKNLIIFSDGGDESDLNQLVSICKKNSIIPYIVASASKKGTALKKDGRYIKDQYSSLVISRINPILEDLAAKSGGKYYELDSSNVVEELSDDISSQDKKATDGTVQVKSYKELFYLPLLFAMAFFFASVTKLHQLYLLLPFMFLPNPSHAEVLDFYHVKKADESFKEQKYLDSAKEFEKVTPSVRSYYNAATAYYKAGHYKKALEYFDMIRTPSKEIKQKIFYNMAGCAVKLKRFDRAEVYYQQALALGEDEDALYNLRLLQKLNLKTGVNITDMLPPKNAQTKKNSSKKNATQKDEKKEGGGKSGSTQQAGESSDGASDAKKGDTKKADKSEEKQTQKGEYKMGYRSYEMINKGYTDEKEPW